A genomic region of Pristiophorus japonicus isolate sPriJap1 chromosome 20, sPriJap1.hap1, whole genome shotgun sequence contains the following coding sequences:
- the LOC139232976 gene encoding probable G-protein coupled receptor 139, whose amino-acid sequence MSLGFLIKLRILWAIFDVQKIYYPLLAAVGVPVNVVTIVSLSRGKCGLSKCVTHYLVAMAAVDLLVMIIDLILRQIPIVYRDQFLFLLHVRMCNIHAILLYVATDCSVWFTVTFTFDRFVAICCQKLKFKYCTEQTATVVLGTVTVLSCLRNIFWYFLYTSEYWLSNTPWFCRVTIGVSRSLVWTIVELMHYILTPFIPFILILLFNALTVRHILVSSRARSRLRGRSSGESPSDPEMENRRKSMIVLFVISGNFILLWVVFMVCSILRRLDYLGYSVSLPTFVSEISFMLQLLSCCTNTFIYAVTQRKFREDLMNVVTCPFTMMLKLIR is encoded by the exons ATGTCTCTTGGTTTTCTCATCAAGCTCCGGATTCTATGGGCAATTTTTGATGTCCAAAAGATTTACTATCCTCTGCTGGCTGCTGTCGGTGTCCCTG ttaatgtggtgacgattgtgagcctgtctcggggaaagtgtggtctctccaaatgtgtcactcactacctggtggccatggcagcggtggatctactggtcatgatcatcgatctgatactgaggcagattccTATTGTTTATCGGGATCAATTTCTTTTTCTGTTGCACGTTAGAATGTGTAATATCCATGCTATCCTGCTTTATGtagccacagattgttctgtctggttcacggtcactttcaccttcgatcgatttgtggccatttgttgccagaagctgaaatttAAATATTGCACGGAGCAAACAGCGACTGTGGTTCTAGGAACAGTGACAGTGCTGAGCTGTCTGaggaacattttctggtattttctgTATACAAGTGAATATTGGCTGTCCAACACTCCATGGTTTTGCCGCGTGACAATTGGTGTATCTCGTTCGCTGGTCTGGACTATCGTTGAATTAATGCATTACATTTTAACACCTTTTATTCCATTTATTTTGATTCTACTGTTCAATGCTTTAacggtcagacacattttagtgtccagcagagcccgcagcagactccggggtcggagcagtggcgagagccccagtgacccagagatggagaaccgaaggaaatcgatgATTGTACTGTTTGTTATATCGGGGAATTTCATACTGTTATGGGTGGTGTTCATGGTCTGTTCTATATTGAGACGATTGGATTACTTGGGATACTCTGTTTCTCTGCCCACATTTGTATCGGAAATCAGcttcatgctccagctcctgagttgctgcacgaacacttttatttacgcagtgacccagaggaaattcagagaggATTTGATGAATGTCGTCACATGTCCTTTCACAATGATGCTCAAGTTAATTCGATGA